A single region of the Streptomyces sp. NBC_00425 genome encodes:
- a CDS encoding DUF4139 domain-containing protein, protein MTAGTAPRWGSALDSVVVYAQGAVCRRLARGSVPPGGRVRVTGLPRALDAGSLRVRVTGGEGSRVIEARVDVEAEPLGATAPDALRSEVEALREECAAAQARHDRQVRLIDEVRALRPVPPARRRDDPHRRTPVDAWLELADFVDERLTGLHSRLAELEKALGRAEHALAVAADRLARASTDVPAAHVRTTVSALVTFDRAGDAEVELEYAVPGAVWAPAYRLTHRQGEGSGRLVLRASVAQRTGEDWTGVRLALATADLGRRTDLPRLRSLRIGRRQPDPTPSGWREPPLGLADLFAGYDAAGRRPAVARKAGGVGGRPVPVAAAGTPVPVPPPPPPPPPMMPMAPQGYGRPLAAAPGHGAPPPAPGGTHPQAFGGGGEGHAQPAFSRPGDGRRSPAAPAAMPPAAMPTAPGRAAPPRSSAPAPAVPGPPRPSGSELDYTALVLCGPDEQHARRGRLFPDVPFDPTAAEYRRRAESVAALPLPAHAVRPRESAGSFDHRYDAVARADIPSDGTWHTVTVGEISVGLRTEYLCVPSVEQTVYATLALSNATDQALPAGPVEITAGDDFLLTAALPTLAPGGVCRVGLGQAEGVRVTRRTNLHESTSGLRNSTTVLDHRVHVELANRLAEPVTVEVRERVPVSSDPDVRIDERADWTAPPTDTGAEHHAPGTRVWRVELPAGATTALDGGYEIRIPSAKTLAGGNRRS, encoded by the coding sequence ATGACGGCTGGGACAGCACCGAGGTGGGGCTCGGCCCTCGATTCGGTCGTGGTGTACGCGCAGGGCGCCGTCTGCCGCCGCCTGGCCCGCGGCAGCGTGCCGCCGGGCGGCCGGGTCCGTGTGACGGGTCTCCCGCGCGCGCTGGACGCGGGATCCCTGCGCGTCCGTGTCACCGGCGGCGAGGGTTCGCGCGTCATCGAGGCACGCGTGGACGTCGAGGCGGAGCCGCTCGGCGCCACGGCGCCCGACGCGTTGCGCAGCGAGGTGGAGGCGCTGCGCGAGGAATGCGCGGCGGCGCAGGCCCGCCACGACCGGCAGGTGCGACTGATCGACGAGGTCAGGGCGCTGCGTCCGGTGCCGCCCGCCCGCAGGCGGGACGACCCGCACCGCCGCACCCCGGTGGACGCCTGGCTGGAACTCGCGGACTTCGTCGACGAACGGCTCACCGGGCTGCACTCCCGTCTCGCGGAGCTCGAGAAGGCGCTGGGCCGGGCCGAGCACGCCCTCGCGGTCGCCGCCGACCGGCTGGCACGCGCCTCCACCGACGTGCCGGCCGCCCACGTGCGGACCACGGTCTCCGCGCTGGTGACCTTCGACCGTGCCGGGGACGCGGAAGTGGAGCTGGAGTACGCGGTGCCGGGCGCGGTCTGGGCTCCCGCCTACCGGCTCACGCACCGTCAGGGCGAGGGCAGCGGCCGTCTGGTGCTGCGCGCCTCCGTCGCTCAGCGCACCGGCGAGGACTGGACCGGCGTCCGGCTCGCCCTGGCCACCGCCGATCTCGGGCGCCGTACCGACCTGCCCCGACTCCGCTCGCTGCGCATCGGACGCCGCCAGCCGGACCCCACGCCGTCCGGGTGGCGCGAGCCGCCGTTGGGTCTGGCCGATCTGTTCGCCGGCTACGACGCGGCCGGTCGCCGCCCCGCCGTGGCACGGAAGGCAGGCGGCGTCGGGGGCCGTCCCGTGCCCGTGGCTGCGGCCGGCACCCCCGTCCCCGTCCCCCCGCCGCCTCCGCCGCCCCCGCCGATGATGCCGATGGCGCCGCAGGGTTACGGCCGGCCGCTCGCCGCGGCCCCTGGTCACGGCGCACCGCCCCCGGCGCCCGGCGGTACCCACCCGCAGGCTTTCGGCGGCGGAGGGGAAGGCCACGCACAGCCGGCGTTCTCCCGCCCGGGCGACGGACGCCGCTCTCCCGCTGCGCCCGCCGCCATGCCGCCGGCCGCCATGCCCACGGCCCCCGGCCGGGCCGCGCCGCCTCGGTCTTCCGCACCCGCACCCGCGGTCCCCGGTCCGCCGCGGCCGAGCGGATCCGAACTCGACTACACGGCTCTCGTCCTGTGCGGACCGGACGAACAGCACGCTCGTCGCGGCCGGCTGTTCCCCGACGTCCCCTTCGACCCGACGGCGGCCGAGTACCGCCGCCGCGCCGAGAGCGTGGCCGCGCTGCCGCTGCCCGCCCACGCCGTGCGGCCCCGCGAGTCGGCGGGCTCATTCGACCACCGGTACGACGCCGTCGCCCGCGCCGACATCCCGTCCGACGGCACCTGGCACACCGTCACCGTCGGTGAGATCTCGGTCGGTCTGCGCACCGAGTACCTCTGTGTGCCGTCCGTGGAGCAGACCGTGTACGCGACGCTGGCGCTCTCCAACGCCACCGACCAGGCTCTGCCGGCGGGCCCCGTGGAGATCACCGCCGGCGACGACTTCCTGCTGACCGCGGCCTTGCCCACCCTCGCGCCGGGCGGTGTGTGCCGGGTGGGGCTGGGTCAGGCCGAGGGCGTCCGGGTGACCCGCCGCACGAATCTGCACGAGTCGACCTCGGGGCTGCGCAACTCCACCACCGTGCTCGACCACCGCGTCCACGTGGAGCTGGCCAACCGGCTCGCCGAGCCCGTCACCGTCGAGGTCCGCGAACGGGTGCCGGTCTCCTCCGACCCGGACGTCCGGATCGACGAACGGGCCGACTGGACCGCGCCGCCCACGGACACCGGCGCCGAACACCACGCGCCCGGCACCCGCGTCTGGCGGGTGGAGCTGCCCGCCGGCGCCACCACCGCCCTCGACGGCGGCTACGAGATCCGCATCCCCTCCGCCAAGACCTTGGCCGGCGGCAACCGCAGGAGCTGA